The proteins below are encoded in one region of Vibrio sp. ED004:
- a CDS encoding PhoH family protein — protein sequence MGETNRKLFVLDTNILLHEPFAIFSFQEHDVVIPMTVLEELDRIKDSKRDVARDARIAIRTLEDLFREATPDQISEGIPFSKEINASGSISILADYELQESIKAFADDKAGDNRILNAVLYLQNKRAPREVVLITKDINMRLRAKGAGVRFVEDYQTDQLIDDIQYLTKGFQQLEGSFWDGIDNVESRSLGGKTLHTLAREPFEPTFLNQYVIDEESDFAARVEEIEPESITLRDLSRERLMNRRAWDITPKNVYQGMAIDALLDPDIDLVILTGAAGSGKTLLAMAAALEQTIERKQFDKIIVTRNTPDIGESIGFLPGTEEEKMLPWLAAVTDTLEALHKNDHCTEGSMKYICDKANIQFKSINFMRGRSIQNAFVLLDECQNLTASQIKTIITRCGEGTKIVCSGNLAQIDSSYLTPVTSGLTYMVERFKNFEGSANIHLNGVVRSRLAEFAEENM from the coding sequence ATGGGCGAGACCAACCGGAAGCTATTTGTTTTAGACACCAATATCCTACTTCACGAACCCTTCGCTATATTTTCTTTCCAAGAGCACGATGTCGTTATCCCCATGACAGTGCTAGAAGAACTCGACAGAATCAAAGACAGTAAAAGAGACGTTGCTCGAGATGCGAGAATTGCGATTCGAACGCTCGAGGATCTATTCAGGGAAGCCACACCAGATCAAATCTCGGAAGGCATTCCATTTTCTAAAGAGATTAACGCCTCTGGCAGTATTTCAATACTCGCAGATTACGAACTTCAAGAAAGCATCAAGGCCTTCGCCGACGACAAAGCTGGCGATAACCGAATCCTCAACGCAGTCCTCTATCTTCAAAACAAACGCGCGCCACGCGAAGTGGTTCTCATCACCAAAGACATCAACATGCGCTTACGGGCAAAAGGCGCAGGCGTTCGCTTTGTTGAAGATTACCAAACAGACCAACTGATCGATGACATCCAATACCTCACCAAAGGCTTTCAACAACTGGAAGGTTCCTTTTGGGATGGTATCGACAATGTCGAGAGCAGAAGCTTAGGTGGTAAGACGCTGCACACTTTAGCAAGAGAACCATTCGAACCTACGTTCCTCAACCAATATGTGATTGACGAAGAGAGTGACTTTGCCGCTCGAGTCGAAGAGATTGAACCAGAAAGCATTACACTGAGAGACCTCAGTCGCGAAAGACTGATGAATCGCAGAGCATGGGACATCACACCCAAAAACGTCTATCAAGGTATGGCGATCGATGCCCTGCTCGACCCCGATATTGACCTCGTAATCCTCACTGGTGCGGCAGGTAGTGGTAAGACACTGTTAGCTATGGCCGCTGCACTTGAACAAACAATTGAACGTAAACAGTTCGATAAGATCATCGTAACCCGAAACACGCCCGACATTGGTGAGTCGATTGGTTTCCTTCCGGGTACCGAAGAAGAGAAGATGTTGCCTTGGTTGGCCGCAGTAACCGATACGCTCGAAGCGCTGCACAAGAATGACCACTGTACTGAAGGTTCAATGAAGTACATCTGTGACAAAGCCAACATCCAGTTCAAATCGATCAACTTCATGCGTGGCCGTTCAATTCAGAATGCGTTTGTGCTTCTCGATGAGTGTCAGAACCTCACTGCATCACAAATCAAAACCATCATCACCCGTTGTGGTGAAGGGACCAAGATTGTCTGCTCAGGCAACCTAGCGCAGATAGACTCTTCTTACTTAACCCCTGTAACTTCAGGCTTAACCTACATGGTTGAGCGTTTTAAAAACTTCGAAGGCAGTGCCAATATCCACCTCAATGGCGTGGTACGTAGCCGACTGGCAGAGTTTGCTGAAGAGAACATGTAG
- the rapA gene encoding RNA polymerase-associated protein RapA, giving the protein MTFALGQRWISDTESDLGLGTVVAMDARTVTLMFAASEENRVYARTDAPVTRVTFNVGDVIECQEGWSLSVEEVIEDKGLLTYLGTREDTQETEVTLREIFLSNQIRFNKPQDKLYAGQIDRMDNFVLRYRALSNQYQQHKSPMRGLCGMRAGLIPHQLYIAHEVGRRHAPRVLLADEVGLGKTIEAGMIIHQQVLSGRAERILIVVPETLQHQWLVEMMRRFNLHFSIFDEERCIESFAESDNPFDTQQYVLCSLDFLRKSRKRYEQALEGEWDLLVVDEAHHLEWSQDKPSREYQVVEGLAENTSGVLLLTATPEQLGRESHFARLRLLDPDRFYDYEAFVEEEDQYAPVADAVTALFSGVKLENSAKNQITELLSEQDVEPLFRVIEGDSSEEEQALARQELIDNLMDRHGTGRVLFRNTRAAIKGFPKRNVNLLPMDIPTQYTTSMRVSGMIGGKMAPEARAMKMLYPEEIFQEFEGEDSSWWQFDSRVNWLIEKIQDKRSEKILVIASRASTALQLEQALREREGVRATVFHEGMSILERDKAAAYFAQEEGGAQVLICSEIGSEGRNFQFANQLVMFDLPFNPDLLEQRIGRLDRIGQLRDIDIHIPYLKGTSQAILARWFDEGLNAFAETCPTGRTVYDKYSDVLIEMLASGNTDQLDEVIEESAKLNQSLKADLEKGRDRLLEMHSNGGDKAHEIAEKIASTDGDTNLVTFALSLFDTIGLNQDDKGENALVVTPSEHMMVPSYPGLPYEGATITFDRDTALSREDMNFISWEHPMIQGGIDLLLSEGVGASAVSLLKNKALPVGTILLELVYLVDAQAPKRSGISQFLPKTPIRLMMDGRGNDLSDQVEFDSFNRQLSPVNRHLASKLVNSVQGEIHKLIEAGETHVLPKVEEVRQQAQKDMQTNLNGELERLQALKAVNPNIRDEELEVIEAQINELTSYISKAQVQLDSLRLIVVSHN; this is encoded by the coding sequence ATGACATTTGCTTTGGGGCAACGCTGGATAAGCGATACGGAGAGCGATTTAGGTTTAGGTACCGTTGTAGCAATGGATGCTCGCACAGTGACACTAATGTTTGCAGCATCAGAAGAAAACCGTGTCTATGCACGTACTGATGCTCCCGTAACCCGAGTAACGTTTAATGTAGGCGATGTCATCGAATGCCAAGAAGGTTGGTCTCTGTCTGTCGAAGAAGTTATCGAAGACAAAGGACTGCTAACCTACTTAGGTACTCGCGAAGATACCCAAGAAACAGAAGTCACTCTGCGTGAAATCTTCTTAAGCAATCAGATCCGCTTTAACAAGCCACAAGATAAACTGTACGCAGGTCAAATCGACCGTATGGATAACTTTGTGTTGCGTTACCGCGCGCTAAGCAATCAATACCAACAACACAAGAGCCCAATGCGCGGCCTGTGTGGTATGCGTGCTGGCTTGATTCCTCACCAATTGTACATTGCTCATGAAGTGGGTCGTCGTCACGCTCCACGTGTTTTACTTGCCGATGAAGTTGGCCTAGGTAAAACCATCGAAGCCGGCATGATCATCCACCAACAGGTGCTGTCTGGCCGTGCTGAACGTATTCTGATTGTGGTACCTGAAACTCTACAACACCAATGGTTAGTAGAGATGATGCGCCGTTTCAATCTGCACTTCTCGATCTTTGATGAAGAGCGTTGTATCGAATCTTTCGCTGAATCAGATAACCCATTTGATACTCAGCAATACGTTCTGTGTTCTCTGGATTTCCTACGTAAGAGCCGCAAGCGCTACGAGCAAGCCCTTGAAGGCGAGTGGGATTTGTTGGTTGTCGATGAAGCGCACCACCTTGAGTGGAGCCAAGATAAACCAAGCCGCGAATACCAAGTGGTGGAAGGCTTAGCTGAAAATACCTCTGGCGTACTACTGCTAACAGCAACTCCAGAGCAATTGGGTCGTGAGAGCCACTTTGCACGTCTGCGCTTGCTGGATCCTGATCGTTTCTACGATTACGAAGCATTTGTTGAAGAAGAAGATCAATACGCACCGGTTGCTGATGCAGTAACAGCGCTATTCTCTGGCGTGAAGCTTGAAAACAGTGCGAAGAATCAGATTACTGAACTGCTTTCGGAGCAAGATGTAGAGCCTCTATTCCGCGTTATCGAAGGTGATAGCAGCGAAGAAGAGCAAGCACTGGCTCGCCAAGAACTGATTGATAACCTTATGGATCGCCATGGTACTGGCCGTGTTCTATTTAGAAACACACGTGCTGCGATCAAAGGTTTTCCTAAGCGTAACGTAAATCTACTGCCGATGGACATTCCAACGCAGTACACAACCTCGATGCGTGTATCGGGCATGATCGGTGGCAAGATGGCACCAGAAGCTCGTGCGATGAAGATGTTGTACCCAGAAGAGATCTTCCAAGAGTTTGAAGGTGAAGACTCAAGCTGGTGGCAGTTCGACTCACGTGTTAACTGGCTGATTGAAAAGATCCAAGACAAGCGTAGCGAAAAAATCCTAGTGATCGCATCACGTGCAAGTACAGCTCTTCAATTAGAGCAAGCACTGCGTGAACGTGAAGGTGTACGTGCAACCGTATTCCACGAAGGCATGTCGATTCTAGAGCGTGATAAAGCCGCGGCTTACTTTGCTCAAGAAGAGGGCGGTGCTCAGGTTCTGATCTGTAGTGAAATTGGCTCTGAAGGTCGTAACTTCCAGTTCGCGAACCAGCTAGTGATGTTCGATCTGCCGTTCAACCCAGACTTACTTGAACAACGTATTGGCCGTTTGGACCGTATCGGTCAACTGCGTGACATCGATATCCATATTCCTTACCTAAAAGGCACGTCACAGGCGATTCTAGCGCGTTGGTTTGATGAGGGCTTAAATGCATTCGCAGAAACGTGCCCAACGGGTCGCACGGTTTACGACAAGTATTCAGATGTTCTTATCGAAATGCTGGCTTCTGGTAATACCGATCAGCTTGATGAAGTGATTGAAGAGTCTGCCAAGCTAAATCAAAGCCTAAAAGCGGACCTAGAAAAAGGCCGAGATCGCCTACTTGAGATGCACTCAAACGGTGGCGACAAAGCGCACGAAATCGCAGAGAAGATTGCATCAACTGATGGCGATACTAACTTAGTAACGTTTGCACTGAGCCTGTTCGACACGATTGGTTTGAACCAAGACGACAAGGGTGAAAATGCACTAGTAGTGACACCATCTGAGCACATGATGGTACCAAGCTACCCAGGTTTACCTTATGAAGGTGCGACCATCACGTTCGATCGTGATACAGCCCTTTCTCGTGAAGACATGAACTTCATTAGCTGGGAGCACCCAATGATTCAAGGCGGTATTGATCTGCTATTGAGTGAAGGTGTCGGTGCGTCAGCGGTATCACTGCTGAAAAACAAAGCGTTGCCTGTAGGTACTATCCTGCTTGAGCTGGTTTACCTTGTGGATGCACAAGCACCGAAACGCAGCGGTATCAGCCAGTTCCTGCCTAAGACACCGATTCGTTTGATGATGGATGGCCGTGGTAACGATCTATCTGATCAGGTTGAGTTTGATAGCTTTAACCGCCAGCTAAGCCCTGTAAACCGTCACTTAGCGAGCAAGTTGGTGAACTCGGTACAAGGCGAGATTCACAAGCTAATCGAAGCGGGTGAGACACATGTACTGCCGAAGGTTGAAGAAGTGCGTCAGCAAGCTCAGAAAGATATGCAAACTAACTTGAATGGTGAGTTAGAGCGTCTACAAGCGCTTAAAGCGGTTAACCCGAACATTCGTGATGAAGAGCTTGAGGTTATCGAAGCTCAAATCAATGAGCTGACAAGTTACATCAGCAAAGCTCAGGTTCAGCTGGATTCATTACGCTTGATTGTGGTTTCTCACAACTAG
- a CDS encoding divalent metal cation transporter — protein sequence MESTVKTTTEKTQTSAPLSSLIKSLGPGIMMAAAAVGGSHLVASTKAGAIYGWQLAALIILVNVFKYPFFRAGIQYTLGTGQSLVEGYSNLGRPYLVIFSILSAISAVVNTAALLLFSASLLSYFIPFELATSTLCMIVLATCLIILFAGHYRALDTLSKAIMAILTITTLAAVAIAIGSPVEPDAAFVPPSPWSLAAIGFIVVTMGWMPAPIEISSITSMWLKSQKEKQEVTAQSALFDFNVGYIGTALLALVFVALGALVLHGSGVELSRSGVGFTHQLVGIYASTIGEWSRPLIAIIAFFCIFGSTITVIDGYSRVLAESQRLLFKKESSPRMLQGWIIIVSIAALAIVMFFSAALMPMLDFAMVLAFATTPFFALLNFILVNKAKLPEALAIGSKLKWLSVAGLVYLFGFLAVFVWWKWLM from the coding sequence ATGGAAAGTACGGTTAAAACAACCACCGAAAAAACACAAACCTCTGCTCCCCTATCAAGTTTAATCAAATCTCTTGGCCCAGGCATTATGATGGCCGCAGCAGCTGTAGGTGGCTCACATTTAGTTGCCTCGACCAAGGCTGGTGCGATTTATGGCTGGCAGCTCGCAGCTCTTATTATCCTAGTTAACGTATTTAAATACCCATTCTTTAGAGCCGGTATCCAATATACATTGGGAACAGGTCAAAGCTTAGTTGAGGGTTACTCTAATCTAGGTCGCCCATACCTTGTGATCTTTTCAATATTGAGCGCGATTTCCGCCGTCGTGAACACGGCTGCTTTGTTACTGTTCAGTGCAAGTTTACTTAGCTACTTTATTCCTTTCGAACTCGCCACCAGCACATTGTGCATGATCGTTTTAGCAACCTGCTTGATCATTCTATTTGCAGGTCACTATCGTGCTCTTGATACGTTATCTAAGGCGATCATGGCGATCCTGACCATCACAACCTTAGCTGCCGTTGCGATTGCTATTGGCTCTCCTGTTGAACCTGATGCAGCTTTTGTTCCGCCATCTCCTTGGTCGTTGGCCGCTATCGGCTTTATCGTCGTGACCATGGGTTGGATGCCAGCCCCTATCGAGATATCCAGCATCACCTCTATGTGGCTAAAAAGCCAAAAAGAGAAGCAAGAAGTCACAGCTCAATCTGCCTTATTCGATTTCAACGTCGGCTACATTGGTACGGCGCTGCTTGCTTTAGTATTCGTGGCTTTAGGTGCTCTAGTGCTTCACGGTTCAGGTGTTGAACTGTCTCGCTCTGGTGTTGGTTTTACTCATCAATTGGTGGGTATCTACGCCTCAACGATTGGTGAATGGTCTCGTCCGCTCATCGCCATCATTGCTTTCTTCTGCATCTTTGGCAGCACAATTACGGTTATCGACGGCTACTCACGTGTACTTGCTGAATCGCAACGTCTGTTATTCAAAAAAGAGTCGAGCCCACGCATGCTGCAAGGCTGGATCATCATTGTCTCTATCGCGGCATTAGCGATTGTGATGTTCTTTAGCGCGGCATTGATGCCAATGTTGGATTTTGCAATGGTACTCGCCTTCGCAACAACGCCATTCTTCGCGCTGCTTAACTTCATTTTGGTGAACAAAGCCAAGCTTCCTGAAGCACTAGCGATTGGCAGCAAGTTAAAATGGCTGTCTGTAGCAGGTCTTGTGTACCTATTTGGTTTCCTAGCAGTATTTGTTTGGTGGAAATGGTTAATGTAA
- a CDS encoding D-2-hydroxyacid dehydrogenase: MPKLKVVFLDRATIPSQINLKPLSFEHEWIEYDFTTPEQVSERVEGADVVITNKVVLNESNLAHAHQLKLIAVSATGVNNVDVEYCKSNNIAVANVQGYATQSVPEHVIAMLFTLKRNLVGYHQDIEAGEWQKDKQFCFFTHPIQDIAGSTLGLMGSGSLGQATAILAKAIGMNVIFAERKGADSCREGYLPFETVLQQADAISLHCPLTEATRNLISERELSMMKPSAVLINAGRGGLVDEQALVEALKNHEIAGAGMDVFTQEPADKSNPLLANSHLPNLLLTPHVAWGSDSSIQKLSDILMDNIDGFVSGNPQNLVS; the protein is encoded by the coding sequence ATGCCGAAGCTGAAAGTGGTCTTTCTCGACCGAGCCACCATCCCATCTCAAATCAACTTAAAACCTCTTAGCTTTGAACATGAATGGATTGAGTACGATTTCACAACTCCCGAGCAAGTCTCAGAGCGAGTTGAAGGTGCCGATGTCGTGATCACCAATAAAGTGGTGCTCAATGAATCGAATTTGGCTCATGCACATCAATTGAAACTGATCGCGGTTTCTGCGACAGGTGTAAACAATGTCGATGTGGAATACTGCAAGAGCAACAATATCGCGGTGGCTAACGTACAGGGCTACGCGACTCAATCAGTGCCTGAGCATGTAATTGCAATGCTATTTACGTTAAAGAGAAACCTCGTCGGTTATCACCAAGATATTGAAGCGGGAGAGTGGCAGAAGGATAAGCAGTTCTGTTTCTTTACACATCCGATTCAGGATATTGCGGGCAGTACATTGGGCTTAATGGGCAGTGGCAGCTTAGGGCAAGCAACTGCGATATTAGCTAAAGCGATTGGTATGAACGTCATCTTTGCTGAACGTAAAGGGGCTGACTCTTGTCGAGAAGGTTACCTGCCCTTTGAAACGGTATTACAGCAAGCGGATGCGATAAGTCTACATTGTCCATTGACTGAAGCGACGCGAAATCTGATTTCGGAGCGCGAGTTATCTATGATGAAACCAAGCGCGGTGCTGATCAATGCAGGGCGTGGTGGATTGGTCGATGAGCAAGCCCTAGTTGAGGCTTTGAAAAATCATGAGATTGCCGGAGCGGGCATGGATGTGTTCACACAAGAGCCTGCAGATAAGTCAAATCCACTATTGGCCAACAGCCACTTACCTAACTTACTACTGACACCACATGTGGCGTGGGGCAGTGACAGTTCCATTCAAAAGCTGTCGGATATATTAATGGACAACATAGATGGCTTTGTCTCAGGTAACCCGCAAAACTTAGTGAGTTGA
- a CDS encoding universal stress protein, with product MYRQILVPVDLNDKGFSDKAVELAVWHAKHSNAEIHILNVLPGIHMSMVASYFPKDAANQMKLDVKNQLKEFADKHIDDEVVYKVHVAEGKTYATILDYAEKLGADLIVMPSHKRSKIDKVVLGSVASKVVQNSPINVLVVKPQG from the coding sequence ATGTATAGACAAATCCTTGTTCCCGTTGATCTTAACGACAAAGGCTTTTCTGACAAAGCTGTCGAGCTAGCGGTATGGCACGCAAAACACAGCAATGCTGAGATTCACATTCTGAACGTACTACCGGGCATTCACATGTCAATGGTGGCGTCTTACTTCCCGAAAGATGCAGCAAACCAAATGAAGCTTGATGTTAAAAATCAGCTGAAAGAGTTTGCCGACAAACACATCGACGATGAAGTGGTATATAAGGTTCACGTTGCTGAAGGTAAAACTTACGCGACTATTCTTGATTACGCAGAAAAGCTTGGTGCCGATCTTATTGTGATGCCTAGCCACAAGCGTTCGAAAATCGACAAAGTGGTACTTGGTTCTGTTGCGAGCAAAGTGGTACAGAACTCACCAATCAATGTATTGGTTGTTAAGCCGCAAGGCTAA
- a CDS encoding TRAP transporter permease translates to MTQTTSPSPDVQEMVAQSDTGARSPRGIQGRILWFVPLCWSLFQLWYASPLPFIFNFAILNDTEARAIHLTFAIFLAFTAYPAMKNSPRDRIPAVDWILALVGSFSASYIYIFYTELAGRSGAPTTFDIVAAVFGMVLLLEATRRALGPPLMVVAAVFLLYTFGGPHMPDVIAHKGASLNKAMSHLWLTTEGVFGVALGVSTSFVFLFVLFGAMLERAGAGAYFIKVAFSLLGHMKGGPAKAAVVASGLSGLVSGSSIANVVTTGTFTIPLMKRVGFPGTKAGAVEVAASTNGQLTPPIMGAAAFLMVEYVGISYVEVIKAALLPALISYIALIYIVHLEACKAGMTGLPRRHTPTIVQSLLSFTGTILGLCVISAAVYYGVGWTKNVFGDAATPIVTVALLIAYVALVHVSAKYAAEGGMEIDADLKEVPDPGPTIKSGLHFLLPIVVLVWCLTVERFSPGLSAFWATVFMIFILITQRPLMTLMNKSDDLAEQTKAGFVDLAESLVSGARNMIGIGVATAAAGTVVGVVTLTGIGLVMTDFVEFISGGSIILMLLFTAVISLILGMGLPTTANYIVVSTLMAPVIVTLGAAHGLIIPLIAVHLFVFYFGILADDTPPVGLAAFAAAAIAKSDPIRTGIQGFTYDIRTAILPFMFIFNTQLLLMGIDSWWHLALTIFSSVTAVLIFAAATQGWWFTKNKWWETILLIVLTFSFFRPGFWWDMIYPEKVLSPGVEIAQITENLSVGQSLELRVGGENLEGNYSEKTVRLPFEDSAKTSEDRIASMGLMLTQTDDKMIVDMVEFGSPAEAAGIDFDWEIKSVIQDADRPMKEWVFLPALLILIGLAMNQRRRARKDEISA, encoded by the coding sequence ATGACGCAGACAACATCACCGTCTCCAGATGTGCAAGAAATGGTGGCACAATCAGACACTGGTGCGCGTAGCCCTCGCGGTATCCAAGGCCGTATTTTATGGTTTGTGCCTCTATGTTGGTCACTGTTCCAACTTTGGTATGCATCTCCGCTGCCGTTCATTTTTAACTTCGCAATTTTAAACGACACTGAAGCTCGAGCAATTCACCTTACGTTCGCTATTTTCCTAGCCTTTACCGCTTATCCAGCTATGAAGAACTCGCCTCGGGATCGCATCCCTGCAGTCGACTGGATATTGGCGCTAGTAGGTAGTTTTTCAGCTTCTTATATCTATATTTTCTACACTGAACTTGCCGGTCGTTCGGGCGCACCAACAACATTCGATATTGTTGCAGCCGTATTCGGTATGGTTCTACTGCTTGAAGCAACACGACGCGCTTTAGGTCCACCTCTTATGGTTGTGGCGGCAGTATTCCTACTTTACACCTTTGGCGGTCCACACATGCCAGACGTTATCGCCCATAAAGGTGCGAGCCTGAACAAGGCAATGTCTCACCTGTGGCTAACAACTGAAGGTGTATTCGGTGTAGCTCTTGGCGTATCAACGTCATTTGTATTCTTGTTTGTACTGTTTGGTGCAATGCTAGAACGTGCGGGTGCTGGTGCTTACTTCATCAAGGTTGCATTCTCTCTGCTTGGTCACATGAAAGGTGGTCCAGCAAAAGCAGCCGTTGTAGCCTCTGGTTTATCTGGCCTAGTATCAGGTTCATCTATTGCAAACGTGGTAACCACGGGTACCTTTACTATCCCGCTAATGAAGCGTGTTGGTTTCCCGGGCACAAAAGCAGGTGCAGTAGAAGTAGCGGCTTCAACCAACGGTCAATTAACGCCACCTATCATGGGTGCTGCGGCATTCTTGATGGTTGAATATGTGGGCATCTCGTATGTGGAAGTTATCAAAGCAGCGTTACTGCCAGCTCTGATCTCTTACATCGCACTGATTTATATTGTTCACCTAGAAGCATGTAAAGCAGGCATGACCGGCCTACCTCGTCGTCACACACCAACTATCGTACAAAGCCTACTCTCTTTCACTGGCACCATTTTAGGTCTATGTGTTATCAGTGCCGCGGTTTACTACGGTGTGGGTTGGACGAAAAATGTGTTTGGCGATGCGGCAACACCAATCGTAACGGTGGCGCTATTAATCGCTTACGTTGCTTTGGTTCACGTATCAGCAAAATACGCAGCTGAAGGTGGCATGGAAATCGATGCGGATCTAAAAGAAGTTCCAGATCCAGGTCCAACGATTAAATCTGGCCTGCACTTCCTACTGCCTATCGTAGTACTAGTTTGGTGTTTAACGGTTGAACGTTTCTCTCCAGGTCTATCTGCATTCTGGGCAACGGTATTCATGATTTTCATTTTGATCACTCAGCGTCCTTTAATGACTCTGATGAACAAATCTGACGATCTTGCAGAGCAAACTAAAGCCGGTTTCGTTGACCTAGCAGAAAGCTTGGTTTCAGGTGCACGTAACATGATCGGTATCGGTGTAGCGACAGCTGCTGCAGGTACGGTTGTAGGCGTGGTGACTCTGACGGGTATCGGCCTTGTAATGACAGATTTCGTTGAGTTTATCTCAGGCGGTAGCATCATTCTTATGCTGCTATTTACTGCGGTAATCAGCTTGATCCTAGGTATGGGCTTACCAACCACAGCAAACTACATCGTTGTATCAACGCTGATGGCTCCGGTAATCGTTACTCTGGGCGCTGCACACGGTCTTATCATCCCACTGATTGCGGTGCACTTATTCGTGTTCTATTTCGGTATTCTTGCCGATGATACACCTCCCGTAGGTCTCGCAGCGTTTGCTGCAGCCGCGATTGCGAAATCAGACCCGATTCGTACTGGTATTCAAGGCTTTACCTACGATATTCGTACCGCGATTCTGCCATTCATGTTCATCTTCAACACCCAACTTCTGTTGATGGGTATTGATTCTTGGTGGCACTTAGCGTTGACGATTTTCTCCTCTGTGACTGCGGTACTTATCTTTGCAGCAGCGACACAAGGTTGGTGGTTCACGAAGAACAAGTGGTGGGAAACGATTCTTCTTATCGTTCTGACCTTCTCTTTCTTCCGCCCAGGTTTCTGGTGGGACATGATCTATCCAGAGAAAGTTCTTTCACCTGGAGTTGAGATCGCTCAAATCACAGAAAATCTATCTGTGGGACAATCACTTGAATTGAGAGTAGGTGGCGAAAACTTAGAAGGTAACTATTCTGAGAAGACGGTTCGCCTTCCATTTGAAGATTCTGCGAAAACAAGTGAAGACCGTATTGCTTCAATGGGTCTAATGCTGACACAAACCGACGACAAGATGATTGTTGATATGGTTGAGTTTGGCAGCCCGGCAGAAGCAGCCGGCATTGACTTTGATTGGGAAATTAAATCCGTTATCCAAGATGCAGATCGACCGATGAAAGAGTGGGTATTCTTGCCTGCCCTACTGATTTTGATTGGTTTAGCGATGAACCAAAGAAGACGTGCTCGTAAGGATGAGATTAGCGCGTAA
- a CDS encoding TAXI family TRAP transporter solute-binding subunit, giving the protein MAFTKLIKVGAIAAAVMGAGAVNAQEFITIGTGSVTGVYYPTGGAICKLVNKGRKDHNIRCSVESTGGSIYNVNTIRAGELDFGVVQSDWQYHGYNGTSKFKDQGEYKKLRAMFSLHTEPFNIIARTDAGINNVSDLAGKRVNIGNPGSGDRATMGVVMDAMGWTNDSFKLASELKGSERSQALCDNKIDAFIYMVGHPNGSIKEATTSCDAKLVSATGPQIDKIVAENPYYAYSTVPAGMYRGTDADVNSFGVAATMVTTSDVSEEVAYNVAKAVFENFDTFKRLHPAFANLKKEDMVKAGISIPLHPGAEKYYKEVGLLK; this is encoded by the coding sequence ATGGCATTTACCAAACTTATTAAAGTTGGTGCTATTGCAGCTGCTGTAATGGGCGCTGGCGCAGTTAACGCTCAAGAGTTCATCACAATTGGTACTGGTTCAGTTACGGGTGTTTACTACCCAACTGGTGGTGCGATTTGTAAGCTAGTGAACAAGGGCCGCAAAGACCACAACATTCGTTGTTCTGTAGAGTCTACTGGTGGTTCAATCTACAACGTTAACACCATCCGTGCTGGTGAACTAGATTTCGGTGTTGTTCAATCGGACTGGCAATACCACGGCTATAACGGTACAAGTAAGTTCAAAGATCAGGGCGAATACAAGAAACTTCGCGCTATGTTCTCTCTACATACAGAACCGTTCAACATCATCGCTCGTACCGATGCTGGCATCAACAATGTTTCTGACCTAGCTGGTAAGCGTGTAAACATTGGTAACCCAGGCTCTGGTGACCGTGCAACGATGGGTGTTGTAATGGACGCTATGGGTTGGACAAACGACAGCTTCAAGCTTGCTTCTGAACTTAAAGGTTCTGAGCGTTCACAAGCACTTTGTGACAACAAGATTGATGCATTCATCTACATGGTTGGTCACCCGAACGGATCAATCAAAGAAGCAACAACATCTTGTGATGCAAAACTGGTTTCAGCAACAGGTCCACAGATCGACAAGATCGTAGCTGAAAACCCATACTACGCTTACAGCACAGTTCCTGCTGGCATGTACCGTGGTACAGACGCTGACGTAAACAGCTTTGGTGTTGCAGCAACTATGGTAACTACTTCAGACGTTTCTGAAGAAGTTGCATACAACGTTGCTAAGGCAGTATTTGAAAACTTTGACACTTTCAAACGCCTACACCCAGCATTTGCGAACCTGAAGAAAGAAGACATGGTTAAAGCGGGTATCTCTATCCCTCTTCACCCAGGTGCAGAAAAATACTACAAAGAAGTGGGCCTTCTAAAGTAA